A window of Drosophila subobscura isolate 14011-0131.10 chromosome E, UCBerk_Dsub_1.0, whole genome shotgun sequence contains these coding sequences:
- the LOC117892614 gene encoding uncharacterized protein LOC117892614, which produces MALWRLLRLSNRYISLHALLLLRFYLAQFYYLGLMRVRYETANNTVHLTPYSVTMARMLGLFFAYFLSLALLHPYALLLHIQLLLFACCLLVQPRTVYEERIRLINCFLRLAPELYRRCRCKLRLSWMLVLQLVFRLLTFKMYFETFMLSKDATWKVFFMVVFVVPVSLAIWVMDMSTHLVSIALTILTKSFELMNDELASIAEQLPVGTLKADHKAVQRLQRRHRSLQRLHRSYAKLTQELLDCITPQLVLIIVYNLSMIYSLSYVQWRRIFQIALLANNLRQLMHSLSALVAAAAAPQDICWLQLARLLQFDEILATHGWLERRRYRWRLQDADSCSQSVRRCLLQPGLQVLGLVTPNRQLFFRLAFAYCSFLHLHYMWKKSAVVSEKDITIVVEITQPKGRIFRLF; this is translated from the coding sequence ATGGCGCTTTGGCGCTTGCTCCGCCTGAGCAACCGTTACATCAGTCTGCacgctctgctcctgctgcggtTCTACCTCGCGCAGTTCTACTATCTCGGCCTCATGCGGGTGCGCTATGAGACGGCCAACAACACGGTGCACCTGACGCCTTATAGCGTCACCATGGCGCGCATGTTGGGGCTATTTTTCGCCTACTTCTTGAGCCTGGCCCTGCTGCACCCATACGCACTGCTCCTGCACATCCAGCTGCTCTTGtttgcctgctgtctgctggtGCAGCCGCGGACAGTGTACGAGGAGCGAATCCGGTTGATCAACTGCTTTCTGCGGCTGGCTCCGGAGCTGTACCGCAGGTGTCGCTGCAAGCTGCGGCTGTCCtggatgctggtgctgcagctggtctTCCGTCTGCTCACCTTCAAGATGTACTTTGAGACCTTCATGCTGTCCAAGGACGCCACGTGGAAGGTCTTCTTTATGGTCGTGTTCGTGGTGCCCGTCTCGCTGGCCATTTGGGTGATGGACATGAGCACCCACCTGGTGAGCATTGCCCTCACGATTCTGACCAAATCCTTTGAGCTGATGAACGACGAGCTGGCCTCCATCGCTGAGCAGCTGCCCGTTGGGACACTCAAGGCCGATCACAAGGCGGTGCAGAGGCTCCAGCGCCGTCACCGATCCCTTCAGCGTCTGCACCGATCCTATGCGAAGCTCACCCAGGAGCTGCTCGACTGCATCACTCCACAGCTGGTCCTCATCATAGTCTACAACCTGAGCATGATCTACTCCCTCTCCTATGTCCAGTGGCGGCGCATCTTCCAGATCGCGCTCTTGGCCAACAATCTGCGCCAGCTCATGCACTCCCTGTCCGCCCTGgtggctgccgcagctgcccCACAGGACATCTGCTGGTTGCAGCTGGCCCGCTTGCTGCAGTTCGACGAGATCCTCGCCACTCACGGCTGGCTGGAGCGGAGACGATATCGTTGGCGGCTGCAGGATGCCGACAGTTGTAGCCAGAGCGTCaggcgctgcctgctgcagcccGGCCTTCAGGTGCTCGGCCTGGTTACGCCCAACCGGCAGCTGTTCTTCCGCCTGGCCTTTGCCTACTGCAGCTTCCTGCATCTGCACTACATGTGGAAGAAGTCAGCGGTGGTGTCCGAGAAGGACATAACGATTGTAGTCGAGATTACCCAACCGAAAGGGAGAATTTTTAGGTTATTTTAA